AAGATGCCGCTTATAAAATGAATGTCGGTGACGTATCAATGCCCGTGCGCACTGCATTTGGTTATCATATTATCAAGTTAACTGACAAGAGACCTGCCAAAGGTAAAATGAGTGTTGCCCACATCATGATCATGACAGACAAAAACATGAATGCCGATCAGTTGTCAACAGCAGAACAAAAAATTAAAGACATCTATACCAGATTACAAAATGGAGAATCATTTGAAGATCTTGCCATGAAATATTCTGAAGATATGTCTTCAAACAGCAAAGGCGGAAAACTGCCTGAGTTTGGACCAGGAACAAAACAACGCATGGTACCCCAATTTGAAGAGGCTGCTTATGCCATTACTGAAGACGGAAAATATTCTGAACCGTTCAAAACGCAATACGGATGGCATATTGTAAAAAGAATTTCTCTAACTCCAATTGGAACTTATGAAGAAATGTATCGTGAATTGAAACTAAAAGTTGAGCGTGATATGCGTGCTGAAACAACTAGAGAATCATTCATTGCTTCTCTCAAAGATCAGTACGGATTTTCTGACGGAAGCGGAAAATTGTTACCTATTTTCTACAATACCATCGGTGATGAAATCTTTGCAGGAAAATTTAAAGGACTGACAGATCACGCTAATCACCATGAAATTCTGTTCACTTTTGCTGACAAAAAATATACTGTTGAAGATTTTGAACAATACCTCATTAAAACCCAGACACCAGGGCGGGCTGAGAACATGGAATTATTCATCAGAAAAAAATATGATGCGTTTGTGAAACAAGAATTGATGGCTTATGAAGATTCAATGCTGGAATCAAAATATCCTGAATTCAAATCACTCATGCAGGAATACCGCGACGGAATTTTAGTTTTTGATGTAATGCAAAATGAAATATGGAATAAAGCTTCAAAAGATACAGCTGGCATTAGAGTATACTATGAATCACACCGGGGTGAATTTGTTTTTCCGGTAAGATATAAAGGCGAGTTGTACAAATGCGTTGACCGTGAAACAGCTGAAAAAGTGATTGCCTATATTCAGTCAGACACCATGGATTATTCAAAAATTCAAATGGCAATAAACACAAGTTCTGAATTAACCCTCATGATTAAACGCACCACATTCAATTCAGAAACTACTGAAGCTTTCCGTATTGAGAAAA
This genomic stretch from Crocinitomicaceae bacterium harbors:
- a CDS encoding peptidylprolyl isomerase, yielding MKLNLKLTMLAWCAAMFTFAQDQAKDPVIMTIDGNPVYQSEFIYIYTKNNPCVSYAKEDLDEYIDLFINYKLKVKEAERLGYDTIPKLVAELKQYRQQLSLPYMIDKEKNESLIKEAYDRTVTEVRASHIMVRLKPDATPADTLAAYEKIMLFRNRVMGGEDFTGVAKSSSEDPSAQYNGGDLGYFSALYMVYPFEDAAYKMNVGDVSMPVRTAFGYHIIKLTDKRPAKGKMSVAHIMIMTDKNMNADQLSTAEQKIKDIYTRLQNGESFEDLAMKYSEDMSSNSKGGKLPEFGPGTKQRMVPQFEEAAYAITEDGKYSEPFKTQYGWHIVKRISLTPIGTYEEMYRELKLKVERDMRAETTRESFIASLKDQYGFSDGSGKLLPIFYNTIGDEIFAGKFKGLTDHANHHEILFTFADKKYTVEDFEQYLIKTQTPGRAENMELFIRKKYDAFVKQELMAYEDSMLESKYPEFKSLMQEYRDGILVFDVMQNEIWNKASKDTAGIRVYYESHRGEFVFPVRYKGELYKCVDRETAEKVIAYIQSDTMDYSKIQMAINTSSELTLMIKRTTFNSETTEAFRIEKKQKAESSDADPCKEPKAAKPPKYRKFKTGLNKMFEYRGEYYVFFVEEVMPPRERDYSEAKGLVTAAYQNQMEEDWLKSLRERYAVVVNYDVLYGLGN